In Xiphophorus hellerii strain 12219 chromosome 13, Xiphophorus_hellerii-4.1, whole genome shotgun sequence, the following proteins share a genomic window:
- the LOC116730771 gene encoding uncharacterized protein LOC116730771 isoform X4, whose amino-acid sequence MFSKKDAYSALIPYVVFVAPKRKKEFQKSVGLSLITLCFSQNPDSSFYLCHVCKDKYSMNTILCHTFSQSHCFHYFVNTNPDYLSFSWKPEMDMTTLLGWKLKRESRKSELQTLRLLHLPPLLMKKLMLSTYSEVMQTLCENDKLLERFEAMHQNRVTLQGYHSNHNRQHPLLGLQHIVECVSSELEQKYYLCTLCQLVIPSHTIIGHLLSFDHVQLYFKAWHPSTLTSKESDRNSFLLDCAKQAEKIHAAENISVQQVKLQPDVFKSVNFDSYSEALKSLESVTKRCLTISIKPGDKIDHHPASAPLTKDVKCMVDCQNCSKGFSNMFKYLEHLTNEEHKRMMQELSQDWTGHFYERGKFYVHLYTYINESLKTNMPPVGTSLVITCLTSVSKDDPFYLCIACRDLFRQSDVRNHFESRKHLISTQLYQNPWLLPFAWDGDLDDSALRWTAWKTEQNRGRIFLKIFDVPYSVFHCLDSQYEQVFHSLQVQYRGFTHKVPQSKTYSKHEQFPLLGQEFLALHHVAVAPNEVEVGCLCLLCERRVYKEEIEAHVFSREHVSTFLDCFHPDSLTSCTVDAETLLDLAKQAAKLHSLSCMQKIFLDEPIWDSCSYQEAKMILTNAKWTTDNENLVPPINPMRKLVSRIPPKHTNKQLQTADQKTGTVTDTKEKGLNQEEQTSGQEALSRETKVAAEKEGSQKVCLKDLKNEGETVLSVKLSTEEAVTENPKETVVESHKNTEENNSALTKPEGSSSIKPEATQQQNNERKRPMTSDETSGNGCKMSPKRQRLTSNKSCFEESTKMSQESGTKVMNTNAADKEEDHKKAVCSSNERGAAPGTSNKKPTSNTDQRKSSLSENSHTSPVPKSNKEPADGRNSAGSSPRSTNTKYKADVSPTKTKSLTFEGSTKSEKPQTVPSTTPSNTLKSTAGPYTQTKTTTSKTSTPESQTASMAPKSKTPSKETCRAASSSDTGSAATLKSEHPLKSKDPAAPKTKETSSATSEMAKPQVINVNTKSSVNTLTGGNPDSETAVQKRKPPASLHQKPEEIKKVRKDLPHVALSKTMPGGNFPKVGKNYLVVVSCERKQQVYCLLCSVRLIASSHLMDSVHQYKYVKLKYPEWPGNEKMENELNRIIHKLANVDKELPHTQIVQRLDVKKDVYQTLGQLPDHLAIETVKTLVKQRDLKALSSPSVDNTEHASKGISSPCDVSSSGDWIPAFHDEMSDSADGHQLWASLDQALEMECVDEDALSPGQSFSEKSSDEEDLQVDEEIQDVAETMQTQDPQQVLDQCAQAEDTAETILTNAERRCPAELQRHQRSSGKDLEAQNLIQEHQQSMTDDKAGDVAETAQLNQLKVQDDSRSHREVTLVVAGQQNQSGNKAKPAPILHLRSEEHSSSQANSTSLTGQDFLQSSDFHIFLTESNQDPNKVAGRAYVWECHSSYQKTFLCEICEEMLSSRDICRHMVSLDHQLKYLRREDQRFLDMFWLQDDLPLHFKNQVLMNVIQALSKREMALNVKPKYIWLTPELHKVLLATPFSKALEIFKSIRDEDLRVFHPSASAGHQTSERHKNGQQTAEPQSIQESLPANSMSAQILQKDQRREMADQNPDKAQPKEPTLAESFDAVGSGRTSRMDVISSSSKTDHAVLPDPNVGAQNLRPLEATPPNSKVDPVFPSSSTVVALGLEPCSSSLQPHYTSSVSQIEGSPRPQELNAPYSKNNLVVPSCPPNPNLNTCSGDPLQPGFNPGVSQLRQNSGPLEMNSNSVTDLIPSSSVNLNQPISSVPSLRDINSMHQDFWQFTSKLVSVIKTCNQSALNTAESREVMKMSHSLVVPQGNAIVPTADLREPHRLHISVPKDISKIGNPKPNETGINQLPINTIITSRSSHIKQTFKGQIRTDVSRRQQPPTPSHTKTVASPGGVNPYIQPACLPSVHPGSVLTQSQLPLDAFYRQYVYPSQSYLQPVVNPTNMPSFGCSLTEQMPVVWTNADMQVYYSRRPESEQ is encoded by the exons ATGTTTTCCAAAAAG GACGCATATTCTGCACTT ATACCCTACGTTGTGTTTGTGGCTCCAAAGCGCAAAAAAGAGTTTCAGAAATCTGTTG GCCTGTCTCTGATCACTCTGTGTTTCAGTCAAAATCCTGATTCAAGTTTTTACCTCTGCCATGTTTGTAAGGATAAATACTCCATGAACACAATTTTATGCCACACATTTTCACAAAGCCACTGCTTTCACTACTTT gTAAATACAAACCCAGATTATTTGAGTTTCTCCTGGAAACCCGAGATGGACATGACGACCCTCCTGGGGTGGAAGCTCAAAAGGGAAAGCAGAAAATCTGAGCTTCAAACCTTGCGG tTATTGCATTTACCACCACTGCTCATGAAGAAGCTCATGTTATCAACCTACTCAGAAG TGATGCAAACCTTATGTGAAAATGACAAACTTCTTGAGAGGTTTGAAG CTATGCACCAAAACAGGGTGACTCTTCAAGGTTACCACAGCAACCACAACAGACAGCATCCGCTTCttg GACTGCAGCACATTGTTGAATGTGTTTCTTCTGAGCTAGAACAGAAGTACTACCTCTGCACACTGTGCCAGCTTGTGATTCCCAGCCACACGATCATCGGACATTTACTGAGCTTTGACCACGTGCAATTGTATTTT AAAGCCTGGCATCCCTCAACACTGACCTCAAAGGAGTCGGACAGGAATAGTTTCCTGCTTGATTGTGCAAAGCAAGCTGAGAAAATTCATGctgctgaaaatatttctgtgcaG CAAGTGAAACTGCAGCCCGATGTCTTCAAGTCGGTGAATTTTGATTCCTATTCAGAAG CTTTGAAGAGCCTGGAATCCGTCACAAAGAGATGCTTAACCATAAGCATTAAACCAGGCGACAAGATTG ATCATCATCCAGCTTCTGCTCCTTTAACTAAGGACGTCAAATGCATGGTGGACTGCCAG aactgcagTAAAGGTTTCTCCAACATGTTCAAGTATTTGGAGCATTTAACAAACGAAGAACACAAAAGG ATGATGCAGGAACTTTCTCAAG ATTGGACAGGACATTTTTATGAGCGAG GAAAGTTCTATGTGCACCTGTACACGTACATCAACGAGTCTTTAAAGACAAATATGCCACCTGTCG GAACATCACTGGTTATAACGTGCCTCACCTCGGTTTCTAAAGATGACCCATTTTATCTGTGCATCGCCTGTCGGGATTTGTTTCGTCAGTCTGACGTCCGGAATCATTTTGAATCCCGGAAGCATCTAATAAGCACTCAG TTGTATCAGAATCCCTGGCTGCTGCCTTTTGCCTGGGATGGAGACCTGGACGACAGTGCCCTGAGGTGGACGGCATGGAAGACGGAACAAAATCGAGGCCGGATCTTCCTGAAG atttttgaCGTTCCATACTCCGTATTTCATTGCCTCGACTCTCAATACGAACAag TATTTCACAGCCTTCAAGTGCAGTATCGTGGTTTTACGCATAAAG TTCCACAGAGCAAGACATACAGCAAACATGAACAGTTCCCTCTGCTAG GCCAAGAGTTCCTCGCTCTACACCACGTGGCCGTCGCACCGAACGAGGTGGAGGTGGGATGCCTGTGTTTGCTCTGTGAAAGGAGGGTGTACAAAGAGGAAATTGAAGCTCACGTCTTCAGTCGGGAACACGTATCAACATTTCTG gACTGTTTTCATCCGGACTCACTGACTTCCTGTACTGTGGACGCTGAAACGCTTCTGGACTTGGCAAAGCAGGCAGCAAAGCTTCACTCTCTGTCATGCATGCAG AAAATTTTCTTGGACGAACCAATCTGGGATTCATGCAGTTACCAAGAAG cAAAGATGATCCTGACAAATGCAAAGTGGACAACAGATAATGAAAATCTTGTACCTCCAATAAACCCGATGCGGAAACTGG TTTCCAGGATCCCTCCAAAACACACTAACAAACAGCTGCAGACAGCTGACCAGAAAACAGGCACCGTCACTGACACGAAAGAAAAAGGCCTGAATCAAGAAGAACAAACTAGTGGCCAGGAGGCACTGTCGAGAGAAACCAAAGTTGCTGCAGAAAAAGAAGGATCTCAAAAAGTGTGTCTgaaggatttaaaaaatgaaggagAGACTGTCCTGTCAGTGAAATTGAGCACAGAAGAGGCTGTGACTGAAAACCCAAAGGAGACGGTCGTGGAGAGCCACAAAAATACTGAAGAGAATAACAGTGCTCTGACTAAACCAGAAGGCAGCTCAAGTATCAAACCGGAAGCaacccaacaacaaaacaacgaGAGAAAAAGGCCAATGACTTCAGATGAAACCAGTGGAAATGGATGCAAAATGAGCCCAAAAAGACAGCGGCTCACCTCCAACAAGTCTTGTTTTGAAGAATCCACCAAAATGTCACAAGAAAGTGGCACAAAAGTGATGAACACAAATGCAGCTGATAAGGAAGAGGATCACAAGAAG gctGTGTGTTCTTCCAATGAGCGAGGCGCAGCGCCAGGCACATCCAATAAAAAACCCACAAGCAACACAGATCAACGGAAATCATCCCTCTCTGAGAACTCCCACACTTCACCTGTACCAAAAAGTAACAAAGAGCCCGCCGACGGGAGAAACAGTGCTGGTTCAAGTCCTcgaagcacaaacacaaaatataaagcAGACGTTTCTCCAACCAAAACGAAATCATTAACGTTTGAAGGATCTACTAAATCTGAAAAACCGCAAACTGTTCCTTCCACCACTCCATCGAACACGTTGAAATCTACCGCAGGCCCttacacacagacaaaaaccACCACTTCAAAAACATCCACTCCAGAGTCCCAAACAGCATCCATGGcaccaaaaagtaaaacaccATCTAAAGAAACATGCAGGGCCGCATCCTCGTCTGACACAGGATCTGCAGCGACGCTTAAATCCGAACATCCTCTCAAATCCAAAGATCCAGCAGCACCTAAGACTAAGGAAACATCATCTGCCACTTCTGAAATGGCTAAACCACAAGTCATAAACGTAAATACCAAATCATCTGTAAACACATTGACGGGGGGAAACCCAGACTCTGAAACAGCTGTTCAGAAGAGGAAACCGCCGGCCTCTCTTCACCAGAAACCAGAAGAAATCAAGAAGGTACGGAAAGACCTGCCTCATGTTGCTTTGAGCAAGACGATGCCTGGTGGAAACTTTCCTAAAGTTG GAAAGAACTACCTGGTTGTGGTGTCCTGTGAACGAAAGCAGCAGGTCTATTGTCTGTTGTGTTCAGTCAGACTGATTGCATCCAGCCACCTGATGGACTCTGTCCACCAGTACAAATATGTG AAACTGAAATATCCTGAATGGCCTGGGAACGAGAAGATGGAAAACGAGTTAAACCGCATCATTCATAAGTTGGCAAATGTTGACAAAGAGTTGCCTCACACTCAGATtgttcag AGATTGGATGTGAAAAAGGACGTGTACCAAACGCTGGGTCAACTCCCAGACCACTTGG CTATAGAAACAGTGAAAACACTGGTGAAACAGAGAGACCTAAAGGCCTTATCGTCTCCCTCAGTCGATAACACGGAGCATGCTTCCAAGGGCATTTCCAGTCCCTGTGACGTTTCAAGCTCAGGTGATT GGATCCCAGCGTTTCACGATGAAATGTCAGATTCTGCAGACGGCCATCAACTCTGGGCCAGCCTGGACCAAGCGTTGG AAATGGAGTGCGTCGATGAAGATGCTTTGTCTCCAGGTCAATCATTTAGCGAAAAGAGCTCAGATGAGGAAGATTTGCAAGTGGATGAAGAGATCCAGGATGTAGCTGAGACCATGCAAACCCAGGATCCACAACAAGTCTTGGATCAATGTGCTCAAGCTGAAGATACGGCAG AGACGATCCTGACAAATGCAGAAAGGCGTTGTCCAGCTGAGTTACAGAGACACCAGCGGTCAAGTGGTAAAGATCTAGAAGCACAAAATCTGATTCAGGAGCACCAACAATCGATGACTGACGATAAAGCTGGAGACGTAGCAG aaACTGCCCAGCTGAATCAGCTGAAGGTGCAAGATGACAGTCGGTCTCATCGTGAAGTCACACTTGTCGTGGCAGGACAACAGAACCAGTCAGGCAACAAAGCCAAACCAGCTCCTATACTTCACTTACGATCTGAAGAGCACAGTTCTTCACAGGCAAACTCCACTAGTTTGACTG GACAAGATTTTCTACAATCGagtgattttcacattttcctgaCGGAAAGTAATCAGGATCCTAATAAGGTTGCTG GCAGGGCGTATGTGTGGGAGTGTCATAGTTCATATCAGAAAACCTTCCTGTGCGAAATCTGTGAAGAGATGCTCTCATCCCGAGATATCTGTCGACATATGGTCAGCCTCGACCACCAGCTCAAATACTTG CGGAGGGAGGACCAAAGGTTCCTGGACATGTTTTGGCTGCAGGATGACTTACCTCTGCACTTTAAAAATCAGGTTTTAATGAATGTTATCCAAGCACTGTCAAAGCGGGAGATGGCTCTTAATGTTAAACCAAAG tATATATGGCTGACACCTGAGTTGCATAAAGTTCTCCTAGCAACGCCTTTCAGTAAAG CATTAGAAATTTTTAAAAGCATCAGAGATGAAGATTTGAGAGTTTTTCATCCATCTGCCTCTGCTGGTCATCAGACGAGCGAGCGTCACAAGAACG GACAGCAGACTGCAGAGCCGCAGAGCATACAGGAGTCTCTTCCTGCAAATAGCATGTCGGCTCAAATACTCCAAAAAGACCAAAGAAGGGAAATGG CTGATCAGAATCCAGATAAAGCACAGCCTAAAGAGCCAACCCTGGCTGAAAGTTTTGATGCTGTTGGAAGTGGAAGAACCTCAAGGATGGATGTAATCTCTTCCTCTTCAAAGACTGACCATGCGGTCCTTCCAGACCCAAATGTTGGTGCACAAAACCTAAGGCCTCTAGAGGCGACTCCTCCAAACTCAAAAGTTGATCCTGTTTTTCCTTCAAGCTCCACTGTTGTAGCTCTCGGTCTAGAGCCCTGCAGTAGTTCTCTCCAGCCACACTACACATCGTCTGTCTCTCAGATTGAAGGAAGCCCTCGTCCTCAAGAGCTGAATGCTCCTTACTCGAAAAATAACCTTGTTGTTCCTTCATGTCCCCCAAATCCCAATCTAAACACATGTAGTGGTGATCCTCTACAGCCAGGATTCAATCCGGGTGTCTCTCAGCTCAGACAAAACTCTGGTCCTCTTGAAATGAACTCCAACTCAGTAACTGATCTGATTCCTTCAAGCTCTGTAAATCTCAATCAACCGATCAGCAGTGTTCCTTCACTGAGAGATATAAACTCTATGCATCAAGATTTCTGGCAATTTACTTCAAAGCTAGTCTCTGTGATCAAGACTTGCAATCAGTCAGCTTTAAATACTGCTGAAAGTAGAGAGGTCATGAAGATGAGCCATTCACTTGTTGTTCCTCAAGGAAATGCTATAGTTCCCACTGCTGACCTCAGAGAGCCGCACAGGTTACACATCAGTGTTCCTAAGGACATCAGCAAAATTGGAAACCCAAAGCCCAATGAGACTGGGATCAATCAGCTGCCCATTAATACCATCATAACGTCCAGGTCCAGCCACATTAAGCAGACGTTTAAAGGCCAAATTCGCACTGATGTGAGCAGACGGCAACAGCCGCCAACACCGAGCCACACCAAGACTGTGGCGTCTCCAGGAGGCGTCAACCCTTACATCCAACCAGCTTGTCTCCCAAGTGTGCATCCGGGTTCTGTTCTAACACAGAGCCAGCTTCCCCTCGATGCTTTTTACCGGCAGTATGTGTATCCAAGCCAGAGCTACCTTCAGCCGGTAGTGAACCCCACGAACATGCCTTCATTCGGTTGCAGTTTAACAGAGCAGATGCCTGTAGTTTGGACGAATGCTGATATGCAGGTGTACTACTCCAGGAGGCCTGAAAGTGAGCAATGA